Proteins from a genomic interval of Trifolium pratense cultivar HEN17-A07 linkage group LG6, ARS_RC_1.1, whole genome shotgun sequence:
- the LOC123893037 gene encoding cyclin-dependent kinase C-2-like: MTMAAPGHLNVTESPSRGSRSVDCFHKLEQIGEGTYGQVYMAREIETGEIVALKKIRMDNEREGFPITAIREIKILKKLHHENVIKLKEIVTSPGPEKDDQGRPDGNKYKGGIYMVFEYMDHDLTGLADRPGMRFTVPQIKCYMRQLLTGLHYCHVNQVLHRDIKGSNLLIDNEGNLKLADFGLARSFSNEHNANLTNRVITLWYRPPELLLGTTRYGPAVDMWSVGCIFAELLHGKPIFPGKDEPEQLNKIFELCGAPDEANWPGVTKTPWYNQFKPTRPMKRRLREVFRHFDRHALELLEKMLTLDPAQRIPAKDALDAEYFWADPLPCDPKSLPKYESSHEFQTKKKRQQQRLNEENAKRVKMQHPQQHTRLPPIQQGGQHAQMRQGPSHPVHGSQPAVAAGPSHHYGKPRGPSGGPGRYPPGGNPSGGYNHPNRGGQGGGAGYGSGPYPPQARGAPYGSSGMPAGPGGGGPRGGGGGGSGYGVGAPNYPQGGPPYGGSTGGRGSNMMGGNRNQQYGWQQ; encoded by the exons ATGACAATGGCAGCCCCAGGGCACCTCAACGTCACTGAATCTCCTTCCCGTGGATCCCGCAGCGTTGATTGTTTCCACAAATTGGAGCAAATCGGCGAAGGAACCTATGG TCAGGTTTACATGGCCCGAGAGATCGAAACCGGTGAAATTGTTGCTCTGAAGAAAATAAGAATGGACAATGAGAGAGAAGGG TTTCCTATAACTGCTATACGTGAAATCAAAATTCTAAAGAAACTACACCATGAAAACGTAATCAAGTTGAAGGAAATCGTCACATCTCCAG GTCCTGAGAAAGATGATCAAGGGAGGCCAG ATGGCAACAAATACAAAGGGGGCATATATATGGTTTTCGAATACATGGACCATGATTTAACAGGTCTTGCAGACCGGCCTGGCATGAGGTTTACTGTCCCCCAGATTAAG TGTTACATGAGGCAGCTTTTGACGGGACTTCACTATTGTCATGTCAATCAAGTTCTTCACCGTGATATCAAAG GTTCAAATCTTCTCATAGATAATGAAGGTAATCTGAAGCTGGCAGATTTTGGATTGGCTCGGTCATTTTCAAATGAGCACAATGCAAACCTTACAAATCGAGTCATCACATTATGGTACAG ACCCCCTGAGTTACTATTGGGGACAACAAGGTATGGGCCAGCTGTGGATATGTGGTCTGTTGGGTGCATTTTTGCTGAGCTTCTTCACGGGAAGCCCATCTTTCCTGGAAAAGACGAG CCAGAGCAATTAAATAAGATTTTTGAGCTGTGTGGAGCACCGGATGAGGCGAACTGGCCTGGAGTTACTAAAACTCCTTGGTACAATCAGTTTAAGCCAACAAGACCGATGAAAAGGCGTCTGAGGGAAGTTTTCAGACA TTTTGATCGCCATGCATTGGAGTTGTTGGAGAAGATGCTCACACTTGATCCAGCTCAG AGAATTCCTGCCAAGGACGCACTTGATGCCGAGTACTTCTGGGCTGATCCATTACCATGTGATCCCAAGAG TTTACCCAAGTACGAGTCATCACATGAGTTTCAGACCAAGAAAAAGCGTCAGCAGCAGCGGCTGAATGAAGAAAATGCCAAACGTGTTAAAATGCAGCATCCACAGCAGCATACCCGTCTTCCGCCGATTCAGCAGGGTGGACAACATGCCCAAATGCGGCAAGGTCCTTCCCACCCTGTTCATGGTTCTCAACCAGCAGTTGCTGCCGGACCTAGCCATCATTATGGGAAGCCTCGAGGGCCCTCTGGTGGGCCAGGAAGATACCCTCCTGGTGGGAACCCTAGTGGGGGATACAATCATCCAAATCGTGGAGGTCAAGGAGGGGGTGCCGGTTATGGCAGTGGACCATATCCTCCTCAAGCGCGAGGAGCACCTTATGGATCTAGTGGTATGCCTGCTGGACCTGGCGGCGGCGGTCCTCGTGGTGGAGGTGGAGGTGGCAGTGGCTATGGAGTTGGCGCTCCAAATTATCCTCAAGGTGGTCCTCCATATGGTGGATCGACTGGTGGTCGAGGGTCAAACATGATGGGTGGGAATCGCAATCAACAGTATGGTTGGCAGCAGTAA
- the LOC123893038 gene encoding transcription factor TGA2.3-like isoform X1, producing the protein MGSRRRTAEDTNKVVNGMPSYAPPLPPSNSMGMEGNIHPSRLSDFGAIEQSLGFRIEDAMNLSRNPVFNQMKSNSQALGADIQFGALNKAIANSDTNLSAAIGGSQTLQLQKESQSNLASTSGGHRENWGESNMADGSADTSTDDTEDKNQMPERGESSERSKDKSDQKTLRRLAQNREAARKSRLRKKAYVQQLESSRLKLTQLEQELQRARQQGIFISSTGEQTHSMSGNGAMAFDAEYARWLEEHNRQTNELRAAINSHAGDIELRTIVDNFMTQFEDIYRLKGVAAKADVFHILSGMWKTPAERCFMWIGGFRSSELLKLLVSHLEPLTEQQLMGIYNLQQSSQQAEDALSQGMDALQQSLSETLANGSPNPSGASGNVANYMGQMAMAMGKLGTLEGFLRQADNLRQQTLQQMLRILTTRQSARALLAISDYFSRLRALSSLWLARPRD; encoded by the exons GGGTATGGAAGGAAATATTCATCCTTCTCGACTTTCTGATTTTGGAGCCATCGAACAATCTCTTGGATTTCGCATTGAAGATGCCATGAATCTTAGCAGAA ATCCAGTGTTTAATCAAATGAAATCAAATAGCCAAGCTCTAGGTGCTGATATTCAATTTGGTGCTTTAAACAAG GCAATTGCTAACTCGGATACAAATCTCTCTGCTGCAATTGGTGGATCTCAGACATTGCAATTGCAAAAAGAGTCACAGTCAAATTTGGCCTCAACATCTGGTGGCCATCGTGAGAACTGGGGAGAGTCCAACATGGCTGATGGAAGTGCTGATACTTCAACCGATGACACAGAAGACAAAAATCAAATG CCTGAAAGGGGAGAATCTAGTGAAAGATCGAAAGATAAATCAGATCAAAAG ACGTTGAGAAGGCTAGCTCAAAATCGTGAGGCTGCCAGAAAAAGCCGACTGAGGAAAAAG GCATACGTGCAACAATTAGAGAGCAGTAGACTGAAATTGACCCAACTGGAGCAAGAGCTACAGCGAGCACGCCAGCAG GGAATATTCATTTCAAGCACCGGAGAGCAGACTCATTCAATGAGTGGAAATG GCGCAATGGCATTTGATGCTGAGTATGCACGATGGTTAGAAGAGCACAATAGGCAAACCAATGAGCTAAGGGCTGCAATAAATTCTCATGCTGGGGATATTGAACTGCGTACCATTGTGGACAATTTCATGACTCAATTTGAAGATATTTACAGGCTGAAAGGTGTTGCAGCTAAAGCTGATGTTTTCCACATTCTATCTGGAATGTGGAAGACTCCAGCTGAGAGGTGTTTCATGTGGATTGGAGGCTTCCGCTCATCCGAACTTCTTAAG CTTCTAGTAAGTCATTTGGAGCCTTTAACTGAGCAACAATTGATGGGAATCTACAACTTGCAACAGTCATCCCAACAAGCTGAAGATGCTCTCTCCCAAGGAATGGATGCATTGCAGCAATCACTTTCTGAGACATTAGCTAATGGTTCACCCAACCCATCAGGTGCTTCTGGAAATGTGGCAAACTACATGGGCCAAATGGCTATGGCCATGGGAAAACTTGGTACTCTTGAGGGGTTTCTTCGCCAG GCTGATAACCTGCGGCAGCAAACATTGCAACAAATGCTTCGGATATTAACAACCAGGCAATCAGCTCGAGCTCTTCTCGCAATAAGTGATTATTTCTCCCGGCTGCGAGCACTGAGTTCTCTATGGCTTGCACGGCCAAGGGATTGA
- the LOC123893038 gene encoding transcription factor TGA2.3-like isoform X2, whose amino-acid sequence MGSRRRTAEDTNKVVNGMPSYAPPLPPSNSMGMEGNIHPSRLSDFGAIEQSLGFRIEDAMNLSRNPVFNQMKSNSQALGADIQFGALNKTLQLQKESQSNLASTSGGHRENWGESNMADGSADTSTDDTEDKNQMPERGESSERSKDKSDQKTLRRLAQNREAARKSRLRKKAYVQQLESSRLKLTQLEQELQRARQQGIFISSTGEQTHSMSGNGAMAFDAEYARWLEEHNRQTNELRAAINSHAGDIELRTIVDNFMTQFEDIYRLKGVAAKADVFHILSGMWKTPAERCFMWIGGFRSSELLKLLVSHLEPLTEQQLMGIYNLQQSSQQAEDALSQGMDALQQSLSETLANGSPNPSGASGNVANYMGQMAMAMGKLGTLEGFLRQADNLRQQTLQQMLRILTTRQSARALLAISDYFSRLRALSSLWLARPRD is encoded by the exons GGGTATGGAAGGAAATATTCATCCTTCTCGACTTTCTGATTTTGGAGCCATCGAACAATCTCTTGGATTTCGCATTGAAGATGCCATGAATCTTAGCAGAA ATCCAGTGTTTAATCAAATGAAATCAAATAGCCAAGCTCTAGGTGCTGATATTCAATTTGGTGCTTTAAACAAG ACATTGCAATTGCAAAAAGAGTCACAGTCAAATTTGGCCTCAACATCTGGTGGCCATCGTGAGAACTGGGGAGAGTCCAACATGGCTGATGGAAGTGCTGATACTTCAACCGATGACACAGAAGACAAAAATCAAATG CCTGAAAGGGGAGAATCTAGTGAAAGATCGAAAGATAAATCAGATCAAAAG ACGTTGAGAAGGCTAGCTCAAAATCGTGAGGCTGCCAGAAAAAGCCGACTGAGGAAAAAG GCATACGTGCAACAATTAGAGAGCAGTAGACTGAAATTGACCCAACTGGAGCAAGAGCTACAGCGAGCACGCCAGCAG GGAATATTCATTTCAAGCACCGGAGAGCAGACTCATTCAATGAGTGGAAATG GCGCAATGGCATTTGATGCTGAGTATGCACGATGGTTAGAAGAGCACAATAGGCAAACCAATGAGCTAAGGGCTGCAATAAATTCTCATGCTGGGGATATTGAACTGCGTACCATTGTGGACAATTTCATGACTCAATTTGAAGATATTTACAGGCTGAAAGGTGTTGCAGCTAAAGCTGATGTTTTCCACATTCTATCTGGAATGTGGAAGACTCCAGCTGAGAGGTGTTTCATGTGGATTGGAGGCTTCCGCTCATCCGAACTTCTTAAG CTTCTAGTAAGTCATTTGGAGCCTTTAACTGAGCAACAATTGATGGGAATCTACAACTTGCAACAGTCATCCCAACAAGCTGAAGATGCTCTCTCCCAAGGAATGGATGCATTGCAGCAATCACTTTCTGAGACATTAGCTAATGGTTCACCCAACCCATCAGGTGCTTCTGGAAATGTGGCAAACTACATGGGCCAAATGGCTATGGCCATGGGAAAACTTGGTACTCTTGAGGGGTTTCTTCGCCAG GCTGATAACCTGCGGCAGCAAACATTGCAACAAATGCTTCGGATATTAACAACCAGGCAATCAGCTCGAGCTCTTCTCGCAATAAGTGATTATTTCTCCCGGCTGCGAGCACTGAGTTCTCTATGGCTTGCACGGCCAAGGGATTGA